One stretch of Maridesulfovibrio ferrireducens DNA includes these proteins:
- a CDS encoding ATP-binding protein, whose protein sequence is MNKEPETIPDDIELSLESISNSEDLIKWLSDVDSSKFISDWLVEEYDFPKWKVRLGLKLLTPLVVSGGKHAVKLMSDTMKQRLLKRISRYEWIRGVIDKLNIFSAKVSEKTKAENELKEILGGKIDRSAGDIEHRNALSLDLQADLKQFGMLDKVKDDLGSIIELLNQQPEFKCTYSEGNERHKFIYRSQYIPFVGREEELQLLDGFLYSDKRFSWQSVLGPGGVGKSRLGLEFCLRNGGAYRAGILEDINFEFEKWKPSQPTLIVIDYASKDQDRLIRVFEILSNRAPRFDYNVRVLILDRENSDHKLQKLIEHADISRMIHSAPLFINESESEIAEGIFDFFYGIERKEIPETWDDHLEKLKEIDPLMRPLFAAYFADAVAKGGCGKEYSRKSLLLDVIKREDEKFWKPNGVTEEDKALLALATIVGGISSMKKKTLPDCVTALSEIIRNKDRFRALNGEAKKYPELEHVIPAWEPDLVGELFVLDFLSDDFDTYVENDFRSKIIEEAWILQPRNTALFLSRASEDYLNHPTFNKLIHIPEKVGISFAFFWSLLALSLVAAYGDSDDLVKAEDVYAELKLLVQVVSEKSLIALSLAKATFSLIIYYARAKNVSKVDSFLLELVVLVEKFPDNLEIASLLDRFKIHKI, encoded by the coding sequence ATGAATAAAGAGCCAGAAACAATCCCAGACGATATTGAATTATCACTAGAATCTATTTCTAATTCTGAAGACCTTATTAAGTGGTTATCGGATGTTGATTCTTCTAAATTTATTTCTGACTGGCTTGTAGAAGAGTATGACTTTCCAAAGTGGAAGGTAAGGCTTGGTCTTAAGTTACTTACGCCTTTAGTTGTTTCCGGTGGCAAACATGCTGTTAAGTTAATGTCTGACACGATGAAGCAAAGATTGCTTAAACGTATAAGTCGTTATGAGTGGATTAGAGGCGTAATTGATAAATTAAATATTTTTAGTGCGAAGGTTTCTGAGAAAACAAAAGCTGAGAATGAGTTAAAAGAAATTTTAGGCGGTAAAATAGATCGCTCTGCCGGAGATATTGAACATAGGAATGCGCTTTCTTTGGATTTGCAAGCCGATCTTAAGCAGTTTGGTATGCTTGATAAGGTTAAGGATGATCTCGGGAGTATAATAGAGCTTCTTAATCAGCAGCCGGAATTTAAATGCACGTATTCGGAAGGCAATGAACGCCACAAGTTTATCTATCGATCTCAATATATTCCTTTTGTAGGTAGAGAAGAAGAACTTCAATTGCTTGATGGCTTTCTCTATAGTGATAAAAGATTCAGTTGGCAGTCTGTGCTAGGCCCCGGCGGAGTGGGTAAAAGCAGGCTTGGTCTGGAATTTTGTTTGCGAAATGGTGGTGCGTATCGAGCTGGTATTTTGGAAGATATAAATTTTGAATTTGAAAAGTGGAAGCCTAGCCAGCCGACACTTATAGTTATTGATTACGCTTCGAAAGATCAGGATCGGTTAATTCGAGTTTTTGAGATTTTGAGTAATCGCGCACCGAGATTTGATTACAATGTGCGGGTATTGATTTTGGATAGGGAGAATTCCGATCATAAGTTGCAAAAACTTATTGAGCACGCAGATATAAGCCGCATGATTCATTCGGCCCCTCTTTTTATAAATGAATCTGAGTCAGAGATAGCAGAGGGTATTTTTGATTTTTTCTATGGAATTGAAAGAAAAGAAATTCCTGAAACATGGGACGATCATTTAGAAAAGCTGAAAGAAATTGATCCGCTTATGCGACCTTTGTTCGCGGCATATTTTGCGGATGCTGTAGCTAAAGGCGGCTGTGGTAAAGAGTACAGTCGTAAGTCGCTTTTGCTTGATGTTATTAAGCGGGAAGATGAAAAGTTTTGGAAACCTAATGGGGTTACGGAAGAGGATAAGGCTTTGTTGGCGTTGGCTACGATTGTTGGTGGGATTTCGAGCATGAAGAAAAAAACGTTGCCTGATTGTGTTACCGCTTTATCGGAAATTATAAGAAATAAAGACAGATTTAGAGCTTTGAATGGTGAGGCTAAAAAATATCCTGAATTAGAGCATGTTATTCCGGCATGGGAACCTGATCTTGTAGGGGAACTTTTTGTTTTAGATTTTTTGTCTGATGATTTTGATACGTATGTTGAAAATGATTTTCGTAGCAAAATTATCGAGGAGGCGTGGATTTTACAACCACGTAATACTGCACTTTTTTTGAGTAGAGCAAGTGAGGACTATTTAAATCATCCCACATTTAATAAACTGATCCATATACCGGAAAAGGTCGGAATATCTTTTGCATTTTTTTGGTCGTTGTTAGCTTTGAGCTTGGTCGCTGCTTATGGCGATTCAGATGATTTGGTTAAAGCTGAAGATGTGTATGCCGAACTGAAGCTTTTGGTGCAGGTAGTTTCTGAAAAATCATTGATAGCTTTAAGTCTAGCTAAGGCTACCTTCAGTTTGATCATATATTATGCTAGAGCGAAGAACGTTAGCAAAGTGGACTCCTTTTTACTTGAACTAGTTGTTCTTGTCGAAAAATTTCCAGATAATTTAGAGATAGCTAGTCTACTGGATAGGTTTAAGATTCATAAAATATAA
- a CDS encoding cysteine synthase, which yields MFANDILELVGGTPLVEMRHLNPNKNVKILAKLESMNPGGSIKDRVATAMIKRAEESGELTPGKIIIEATSGNTGIGLAMACAVRGYKLMLIMPETASEERKMIMRAYGADILLTPGHLATDGAIEQAYRFYREEPEKYLLTDQYNNTASILAHYEGTAQEIWDQTDGKVTHVVACLGTSGTIMGITKRLKELNVDIQIIAVEPKPGHKIQGLKNMQESYPPGIYDKQKLDRIIRVEDTDAFDACRRLAKEEGVFVGMSSGAAMSGAAAVAAELEGGLVVTIFPDGGERYLSTPLFRPQVFKGPKIFDQSTGEDKILSGADTETGMFTMGPSFDNPYDPEAFRRIVMLDVLARHLEREGSKVSALVGLADLEDQTLAVSRDRGVSRESFAREVTTAMEAAAKLLGVRESVRFGRASSCVDRTVAICRTMLAHGLAYEKLRSVYFDVSRDKGYGHMTNMDIDMVSLGKTVDLDDYVKENPRDFTLLKRATLQDLKLGDVLETEWGNVRPSWFLQQAVTALEGLPGVSLLLAGEIHRFPHLENLRAIWAGAGVSPQVWMVAQPVLPGGSVLPCVDELIEQAGQPIAVRMWMLSSSYKKPLVCSEQAISMWVKNQQKLQDLAAGLSMLANNSGDISEDIDQEVFTLKSGLSQALDDNLKLHRFWPILFGFSKAINSLLGSAKLCGAEAQFCLNQLLEVDEILGILDHDAMPVPFIKLPEGIKIILEDRELARGKKDFATADALRDKLLEAGFNVEDSSDGARVFKVR from the coding sequence ATGTTTGCAAATGATATTCTTGAGTTGGTCGGCGGAACTCCTCTTGTTGAGATGCGTCACCTTAATCCAAATAAAAACGTCAAGATTCTGGCTAAGCTTGAATCAATGAATCCGGGCGGTTCCATAAAGGATCGCGTAGCGACCGCGATGATCAAGCGGGCCGAAGAATCCGGGGAGCTTACGCCTGGTAAAATTATTATCGAGGCTACTTCCGGTAACACCGGAATAGGGCTGGCTATGGCGTGTGCGGTAAGAGGGTATAAGCTTATGCTGATTATGCCTGAAACAGCATCCGAGGAACGCAAAATGATTATGCGCGCTTACGGTGCGGATATTTTGCTTACTCCCGGTCATCTGGCAACTGACGGCGCAATTGAGCAGGCTTATCGTTTTTATCGTGAGGAACCGGAAAAATATCTCCTGACAGACCAGTACAATAATACTGCTTCAATTTTAGCTCATTATGAGGGCACAGCTCAGGAAATATGGGATCAGACTGACGGAAAGGTGACTCATGTTGTTGCCTGTCTCGGAACTTCCGGAACCATTATGGGGATAACCAAGCGCCTTAAAGAGCTTAATGTTGATATTCAGATTATTGCTGTTGAGCCGAAGCCCGGTCACAAGATTCAGGGGCTTAAAAACATGCAGGAATCCTATCCTCCCGGGATATATGACAAGCAGAAGCTGGACCGTATAATCCGTGTTGAGGACACCGATGCTTTTGATGCCTGCCGCAGACTTGCGAAAGAAGAGGGCGTTTTTGTAGGGATGAGTTCCGGTGCTGCCATGTCTGGGGCTGCCGCTGTAGCTGCTGAACTTGAAGGGGGCTTGGTTGTAACTATTTTCCCGGATGGCGGTGAGCGTTATCTTTCAACTCCTCTTTTCCGCCCGCAGGTTTTTAAGGGACCGAAAATATTTGATCAGTCCACAGGTGAAGATAAAATTTTATCGGGCGCTGATACTGAAACTGGAATGTTCACAATGGGGCCGTCTTTTGACAATCCCTATGACCCTGAAGCGTTCCGACGTATTGTAATGCTCGATGTGCTGGCGCGTCATCTTGAGCGCGAAGGAAGCAAAGTTTCCGCACTGGTCGGGCTTGCCGATCTTGAAGATCAGACCCTTGCGGTTTCGCGTGACAGAGGTGTTTCCCGTGAGAGTTTTGCCAGAGAAGTAACTACTGCCATGGAGGCCGCTGCTAAGCTTTTAGGCGTTCGCGAATCCGTTCGTTTCGGAAGAGCTTCTTCCTGTGTGGACAGAACCGTAGCAATTTGCCGGACTATGTTGGCGCATGGCCTTGCTTATGAAAAACTCCGCTCAGTATATTTCGATGTGTCCCGCGACAAGGGATATGGTCACATGACCAACATGGATATCGATATGGTCAGCCTTGGCAAGACCGTTGATCTGGATGATTACGTAAAAGAAAATCCGCGTGATTTTACACTGCTTAAACGTGCAACTCTGCAAGATTTGAAACTCGGAGATGTGCTTGAAACCGAGTGGGGCAATGTGCGCCCAAGCTGGTTTTTACAGCAGGCAGTAACCGCCTTGGAAGGCTTGCCGGGCGTAAGTCTGCTTCTTGCCGGTGAGATTCACAGGTTTCCGCATTTGGAAAATTTACGCGCAATCTGGGCGGGGGCAGGCGTTTCTCCGCAAGTATGGATGGTCGCGCAGCCAGTCTTGCCCGGTGGTTCAGTACTGCCTTGTGTTGATGAATTAATCGAACAGGCGGGACAGCCCATTGCAGTGCGTATGTGGATGCTTTCATCGTCATACAAAAAGCCGCTGGTATGCAGCGAGCAGGCCATTTCCATGTGGGTGAAGAATCAGCAGAAATTGCAGGATCTTGCCGCAGGACTCAGCATGCTTGCAAATAATTCAGGAGATATTTCCGAAGATATCGATCAGGAAGTGTTCACCCTTAAAAGCGGTCTTTCACAGGCGCTTGATGACAATTTGAAACTGCACAGATTCTGGCCCATATTGTTTGGATTCTCCAAGGCTATTAATTCATTATTAGGATCAGCTAAACTTTGCGGGGCTGAAGCTCAGTTCTGCTTGAATCAATTGCTCGAAGTCGACGAGATTTTAGGGATACTCGATCACGACGCCATGCCTGTTCCGTTTATAAAGCTACCGGAAGGAATTAAAATCATTCTGGAAGACAGAGAGCTTGCACGCGGGAAAAAGGATTTCGCCACAGCAGACGCATTACGCGATAAGTTGCTCGAGGCTGGATTCAATGTTGAAGACAGTTCAGACGGGGCGCGGGTTTTTAAGGTTCGGTAA
- a CDS encoding TolC family protein, with protein sequence MRPVRLPVMFVVFFLLFASVGEVAAQPAMSEGMSAMNPGQVDGKPYLAKILKDLLSTHDRIKAAEARVESAEHLVSQSWSGWTPKVDASVEGGREEIDKPGGGTDKGRNEEKIKATQLLYDFGGATGGVTRAEAVLNEYKAVLDQTKQELIIQGVDAYLGLIRSREMLKYAIQSEESMKRLSGMEETLVQRGAGLSYKELQIKAQLAGAMSYRVTVERQLQIARNRFRSVFGYPITSDEINKMVPVAMPSGYMPASIDDAIAQAYEQNPQLLQLKYTKEASSSDVDIQEATLFPKFEFVVEGKRREQDQGASGVRMENKATFQVSYTGFSGISEYQGAQSAKANLREIRKQTLDVRRTVEENVRNAWLELMTLRKNAELYRTQANITAEFLELIKKKRATGEQVELLDILVGERDYSTATSASVTADIDNIIFAYRLLYQMGMIDIEVFE encoded by the coding sequence ATGAGACCTGTTCGTTTGCCTGTAATGTTTGTGGTGTTTTTTCTTTTATTCGCTTCGGTTGGAGAGGTTGCCGCCCAGCCTGCGATGTCCGAAGGAATGAGTGCAATGAACCCCGGTCAGGTTGACGGGAAGCCTTATCTCGCCAAAATTTTAAAAGACCTCCTTTCCACTCATGACAGGATTAAAGCTGCCGAAGCTCGCGTAGAGTCGGCGGAACATCTCGTTTCGCAGAGCTGGTCCGGCTGGACTCCGAAAGTGGATGCTTCTGTTGAAGGCGGGCGTGAAGAGATTGATAAGCCCGGCGGCGGCACGGATAAAGGTAGAAACGAAGAAAAGATTAAAGCTACTCAGTTGCTTTACGATTTTGGCGGAGCAACCGGAGGAGTCACCCGGGCAGAAGCTGTTCTTAATGAATATAAAGCAGTGCTTGACCAGACGAAGCAGGAGTTGATTATTCAGGGTGTTGATGCGTATCTCGGGCTTATCCGTTCAAGAGAAATGCTAAAATACGCAATTCAGTCAGAAGAGAGTATGAAGCGTCTTTCCGGAATGGAAGAAACACTCGTTCAGCGCGGTGCGGGGCTGTCATATAAAGAACTTCAGATTAAAGCTCAGCTCGCAGGAGCCATGTCTTACAGAGTTACAGTGGAGAGACAGCTTCAGATTGCACGCAACCGTTTTAGGTCAGTTTTCGGATATCCCATCACCTCTGATGAAATAAATAAAATGGTCCCTGTGGCAATGCCTTCAGGTTATATGCCTGCCTCTATTGATGATGCTATTGCTCAGGCTTATGAGCAGAATCCTCAGCTTCTTCAACTTAAATACACTAAAGAAGCTTCTTCCAGCGATGTCGATATTCAGGAAGCTACTCTGTTCCCGAAATTTGAATTTGTCGTTGAAGGCAAAAGAAGAGAACAGGATCAGGGCGCAAGCGGCGTAAGAATGGAAAACAAAGCAACTTTTCAGGTCAGTTATACCGGTTTTTCCGGCATCAGTGAATATCAGGGTGCTCAGTCTGCAAAAGCCAATCTGCGTGAAATACGCAAACAGACTCTTGATGTGAGACGCACGGTTGAAGAGAATGTCAGAAACGCATGGCTTGAGCTTATGACACTTCGTAAGAATGCTGAACTTTATAGAACTCAGGCCAATATTACCGCAGAGTTTCTTGAACTGATTAAGAAAAAAAGGGCTACCGGAGAACAGGTGGAGCTTCTCGATATTCTGGTCGGTGAACGGGATTATAGTACTGCTACAAGTGCAAGTGTAACTGCTGATATTGATAACATAATTTTTGCATACAGACTGCTTTACCAGATGGGGATGATAGACATCGAAGTTTTTGAGTAG
- a CDS encoding motility associated factor glycosyltransferase family protein, with protein MSAYPFLKENIEALETYNPPLYAWLSSQDFDEEKLTQCLFKNRWDILDWKMENGNGMFESFLPNLIYKDWIVPEKAETSATFIIGCNLGYGLNHVLMTTPDTHKVIVSEPNAEMLLACLGQTDYRPFMENGKLHFCPVDENRLMSIIKDLDLQFVYGKIYLRLDMPSQQIGPEYARWSATIRDKMESFSVEMTTLRLKQDVMVGNELENFSRTIQDGTISTLKNAGRGLGAVILGAGPSLAEFGPELAKNPGNAVYVTALQTLPAVQKTGLKPHFCMGLDYNESMLRVYEQLDREWAKDIPLIYSTKLDHKVLEAYPGPTIPMWTLGGLGTFAFNQHEEIFDAGSNVSITLNRFLDWCGFNQILLVGQDFAWKGKVSHAAGHQNAGATFPASALVRLKNADGENLTSSIQYMTSKREMEEDITKLKTPVFNLYGGCALIDGTKNVDMQKVNMNGLLASAPGSMDYFLTAMNLARTPRPAPRFESRSQKWNVSIRNATKKLEKLFRKLNKNQKEINKTFHDVYFFLRQDPLYLPYLYNEILDMAGLARAKTSYAPKDLPHFKKIAKKTIKKVRYMDRCLNLEERKEAA; from the coding sequence ATGTCAGCTTACCCATTCCTCAAAGAAAACATCGAAGCTCTTGAAACATACAACCCGCCCCTTTACGCATGGTTAAGCAGTCAGGATTTTGACGAAGAAAAACTAACCCAATGCCTTTTCAAAAACAGATGGGATATTCTCGACTGGAAAATGGAAAACGGCAACGGCATGTTCGAATCTTTTTTGCCCAACCTTATCTATAAAGATTGGATCGTCCCCGAAAAAGCCGAAACCAGTGCAACTTTCATTATAGGCTGTAACCTCGGATATGGCCTCAATCATGTACTGATGACAACACCCGATACTCACAAAGTAATCGTTTCAGAGCCTAATGCTGAAATGCTGCTAGCCTGTCTGGGACAGACCGATTACCGCCCATTCATGGAAAATGGAAAACTCCATTTTTGTCCTGTCGATGAAAACAGACTGATGAGTATCATTAAAGACCTCGACCTTCAATTCGTATACGGCAAGATTTATTTGAGACTTGATATGCCAAGTCAGCAGATCGGGCCCGAATATGCCCGCTGGTCCGCAACTATTCGCGACAAAATGGAATCATTCAGTGTTGAAATGACAACTTTGCGTTTAAAGCAGGATGTCATGGTCGGCAACGAATTAGAAAACTTTTCCAGAACAATCCAAGACGGGACCATCTCTACGCTTAAAAATGCGGGTAGAGGTCTCGGCGCAGTAATCCTCGGAGCAGGACCGTCACTTGCTGAATTCGGACCTGAGCTTGCTAAGAATCCGGGCAATGCGGTTTACGTGACAGCTCTTCAAACGTTACCGGCAGTACAAAAAACAGGGTTGAAACCTCATTTCTGTATGGGACTCGATTACAATGAATCAATGCTCAGGGTATATGAACAGCTGGATCGCGAATGGGCAAAGGACATCCCGCTGATTTATTCAACCAAGCTTGATCACAAAGTGCTTGAAGCATACCCCGGACCGACCATTCCCATGTGGACCTTGGGCGGACTTGGAACATTTGCATTCAATCAGCATGAAGAGATTTTTGATGCAGGTAGTAACGTCAGTATTACTCTGAACAGATTTCTCGACTGGTGCGGATTCAACCAGATTCTTCTGGTAGGTCAGGACTTTGCGTGGAAAGGCAAAGTGTCTCACGCAGCCGGTCATCAGAACGCTGGAGCAACTTTTCCCGCAAGCGCATTAGTCCGCCTTAAGAACGCTGACGGCGAAAATTTAACATCCTCCATTCAGTACATGACTTCCAAACGAGAAATGGAAGAAGATATCACGAAACTAAAAACTCCGGTCTTCAACCTTTACGGCGGCTGTGCTCTTATCGACGGGACAAAGAATGTAGATATGCAAAAAGTAAACATGAATGGATTGCTCGCATCAGCTCCCGGAAGCATGGATTACTTTTTGACAGCTATGAACCTTGCCCGCACTCCCAGACCTGCTCCAAGGTTTGAATCACGCAGTCAAAAATGGAACGTATCAATCAGAAATGCGACCAAAAAACTTGAGAAACTTTTCCGCAAGCTCAACAAAAATCAGAAGGAAATCAATAAAACATTTCATGATGTATATTTCTTCCTGAGACAAGACCCGCTCTATCTTCCTTATCTCTACAACGAGATTCTGGATATGGCTGGACTTGCAAGAGCAAAAACAAGCTACGCTCCTAAAGATCTGCCCCATTTTAAAAAGATCGCCAAAAAAACGATCAAAAAAGTCAGATACATGGACCGCTGCTTAAACCTTGAAGAACGTAAAGAAGCTGCATGA
- a CDS encoding CHASE2 domain-containing protein, giving the protein MLKTIKKIFGSDTLLLFITGMVASLIVAALYIFRPPILQFVDYKIYDEFMRQSPVGEKTDIPAIVDIDDESLAELGQWPWPRYRMALLLAKIKQAGALSTGLDILLAEPDRTSPQTIQKSLRNELGVTVNFKGLPAGLMDNDRVLADVLSQGKYVLGFYFDFQKDENDQPVPSTECFIKPLSIAQIKTEDSPPLDKFTRDALSAICPLPILTKASPLCGFYNSITDFDGVVRRVPLVISWEGKQYPSLALATLMKAMNRKSVIAKTTRYGFESIRLGKTVIPVDANGQMLVRYRGGTNEFPYYSARDILSGKVGEKELKGKIILMGTSAAGLRDLRVTPYTSNYPGVEVHATVIDNIITKDFLLRPDWIPGLGLVIVLAAGILTTILLTWTRSLLIVLPIAGMGIAIVAGALFVFKTYNAFLTPTYALITLSLNFTMLTLIKFWREEGQKKFLQATFSSYLAPELIDEMFSRREMPELGGEAKTITAYFTDIQSFSTFSEKLTATQLVELLNEYLSVMTDILIENKGTLDKYEGDAIIAFFGAPIDVPDNALRACRVAVAMQKANNDLRDKWSREKQIPGEPNRNTKGFPDDQWAPDEKWPKVVHNMRTRIGVNTGEIVVGNMGSAMRMNYTMMGDAVNLAARLEEGAKQFGIFNAVSHFTLEMDAEDENGNPCKVMDLVEARMVDNIQVVGKSEPVRIYELVAMKGGLTEEEKILFDLFSKAREHYVNTEWDKAIELYKEAEKYERFTDTKVTPSEVFRKRAEEFKINPPVPAGETWDGVYRMTKK; this is encoded by the coding sequence ATGCTAAAAACTATCAAAAAAATTTTCGGCTCAGATACCCTGCTCTTGTTCATAACAGGCATGGTTGCTTCGCTCATAGTTGCGGCCCTCTATATTTTCAGGCCGCCTATACTCCAATTTGTTGACTATAAAATATATGACGAGTTCATGCGCCAAAGCCCCGTAGGTGAAAAAACAGACATCCCGGCAATTGTCGATATTGATGATGAAAGTCTTGCGGAACTTGGACAGTGGCCTTGGCCTCGTTACAGAATGGCATTATTGCTTGCAAAAATTAAACAGGCCGGAGCTCTTTCAACAGGACTGGATATACTCCTTGCCGAACCGGACAGAACATCTCCCCAGACAATCCAGAAAAGCCTCCGCAACGAACTCGGGGTTACTGTTAATTTCAAAGGTCTCCCCGCGGGACTGATGGACAATGATCGAGTTCTTGCCGATGTTCTCTCGCAGGGCAAATATGTGCTTGGTTTTTATTTTGATTTTCAAAAAGATGAAAACGATCAGCCAGTGCCTTCTACTGAGTGCTTTATAAAACCTCTTTCCATAGCACAGATAAAAACTGAGGATTCCCCCCCCTTAGATAAGTTTACCCGCGACGCTTTAAGCGCCATATGCCCTCTACCAATACTGACAAAAGCTTCCCCCTTATGCGGATTTTACAACTCCATCACGGACTTTGACGGCGTGGTCAGACGAGTTCCGCTAGTCATCTCATGGGAGGGAAAACAATATCCCAGTCTGGCGCTTGCAACACTCATGAAAGCGATGAACAGAAAAAGCGTTATCGCAAAAACTACAAGATATGGTTTTGAATCCATCAGACTTGGAAAAACTGTCATTCCAGTTGATGCAAACGGGCAGATGCTGGTCCGCTATCGTGGCGGTACAAATGAATTTCCATATTACAGTGCTCGTGACATACTGAGCGGGAAAGTCGGAGAAAAAGAACTTAAAGGTAAAATAATACTTATGGGCACCTCCGCAGCAGGACTGCGGGATCTGCGGGTTACTCCTTATACATCCAATTACCCCGGAGTTGAGGTTCATGCGACTGTCATCGACAACATTATTACTAAAGATTTCCTGCTCCGCCCCGACTGGATTCCCGGACTCGGGCTTGTCATTGTACTAGCCGCAGGTATTCTAACAACCATACTCCTAACATGGACACGCTCTCTTCTGATAGTCCTGCCTATCGCCGGGATGGGTATTGCTATCGTTGCAGGAGCGTTATTTGTTTTTAAAACATATAACGCATTCCTTACTCCCACCTACGCTTTGATTACATTAAGCCTCAATTTTACGATGCTCACCTTAATCAAATTCTGGCGGGAAGAAGGACAGAAAAAATTCTTACAGGCGACATTCTCCTCATACCTTGCGCCGGAACTTATTGATGAAATGTTTTCAAGACGCGAAATGCCGGAGCTTGGCGGCGAAGCAAAAACAATCACCGCCTACTTTACCGATATTCAAAGTTTCTCCACTTTTTCCGAAAAGCTGACCGCAACACAGCTGGTAGAACTTCTCAACGAATACCTCTCGGTAATGACTGACATCCTTATTGAGAACAAAGGAACCCTAGATAAATACGAAGGGGATGCGATTATCGCCTTTTTCGGAGCACCTATAGATGTTCCAGATAATGCGCTGCGAGCTTGCCGCGTTGCTGTTGCCATGCAAAAGGCCAACAACGACCTGAGGGATAAATGGAGTCGGGAAAAACAAATACCCGGTGAACCGAATCGAAACACTAAAGGATTCCCGGATGATCAATGGGCTCCAGATGAAAAATGGCCGAAAGTCGTCCATAATATGCGAACCAGAATAGGCGTGAACACGGGCGAAATAGTAGTAGGAAATATGGGTAGTGCCATGCGCATGAACTATACCATGATGGGCGATGCTGTTAACCTTGCCGCCCGCTTGGAAGAAGGCGCAAAACAGTTCGGTATATTCAACGCAGTCAGTCATTTTACGCTCGAAATGGATGCCGAAGATGAAAACGGTAATCCCTGCAAAGTTATGGATTTAGTCGAAGCAAGGATGGTCGATAATATTCAGGTAGTAGGGAAAAGCGAGCCGGTAAGAATCTATGAATTGGTAGCCATGAAAGGCGGCCTTACCGAAGAAGAAAAGATTCTGTTCGACCTGTTCAGCAAAGCGCGTGAACATTACGTCAACACTGAATGGGATAAGGCTATCGAACTATACAAAGAAGCTGAAAAGTACGAAAGATTCACGGATACAAAAGTAACGCCATCCGAAGTGTTCCGCAAAAGAGCGGAAGAATTTAAAATAAATCCGCCTGTACCAGCCGGAGAGACTTGGGATGGGGTTTATCGGATGACTAAGAAGTAG